A genomic window from Salvia splendens isolate huo1 chromosome 11, SspV2, whole genome shotgun sequence includes:
- the LOC121754444 gene encoding transcription factor bHLH51-like has protein sequence MPQIFNNKTTSEKRRRDRINAQLSANSSLNRSTLCKLIPKSEKMDKAVPLGHVVDHVKEQRQRAKEASKISSGVPSEIDEVIVDQIEEGSEQIKSSIYCDDRPELFAEIGSALKALEATIVEANISKHTHQHPHNP, from the exons ATGCCGCAGATTTTCAACAATAAAACAACATCCGAGAAACGCCGCAGAGACAGAATCAACGCTCAACTCTCCGCAAACTCATCCCTAAATCGCTCAACTCTCTGCAAACTCATCCCTAAATCTGAAAAG ATGGACAAGGCGGTTCCATTGGGGCACGTGGTGGATCACGTGAAGGAGCAGCGGCAGAGGGCGAAGGAGGCGAGCAAAATCAGCAGCGGCGTGCCGAGCGAGATCGACGAGGTAATCGTCGATCAGATTGAAGAAGGATCGGAGCAGATCAAGTCGTCGATCTATTGCGACGATCGGCCGGAGCTCTTCGCGGAGATCGGGAGCGCTCTGAAAGCGCTGGAAGCCACCATTGTTGAAGCCAACATCTCGAAGCACACACACCAGCACCCTCACAATccctaa
- the LOC121755110 gene encoding uncharacterized protein At4g22758-like, whose product MSDKNLFKKPTKIRRALKGTKAPRPSPSRPAGGFKSSQKFKLVQRSNSEPWLWKPGCDVMMAADDDDDDDDVGVLYRPSTCTNIFSTPENLLPGNSSERYNMDTKVVINVTVEGSPGPIRTMVKLGSNVEDIMKLVMNKYNEEGRTPQMDKKSYSAYELHYSYFSLQGLSKSDLIGDVGSRSFYLHRRSSADVTSNQLEALPLPFLPTFLNRKITKLMRKTRKLCIILGCFPSA is encoded by the exons ATGTCAGACAAGAATCTGTTCAAAAAGCCTACCAAAATACGGAGAGCGTTAAAAGGCACCAAAGCACCACGGCCATCTCCCTCCAGGCCGGCCGGTGGGTTCAAGTCATCACAAAAGTTCAAGCTTGTGCAGAGAAGCAACTCCGAGCCATGGCTCTGGAAGCCCGGTTGCGATGTGATGATGGCggctgatgatgatgacgacgacgacgacgttGGAGTCCTTTACCGCCCGAGTACATGTACCAATATTTTTTCCACCCCGGAAAATTTACTGCCCGGAAACTCTTCTGAG AGGTACAACATGGATACGAAGGTGGTGATCAATGTAACCGTGGAAGGAAGCCCTGGACCAATCAGAACGATGGTTAAATTAGGATCAAACGTTGAGGATATAATGAAGCTTGTAATGAACAAGTATAATGAAGAAGGAAGAACCCCTCAAATGGATAAAAAATCATATTCAGCCTATGAACTTCACTACTCTTATTTCAGTCTTCAAG GGTTGAGCAAGTCGGATTTGATCGGTGATGTTGGGAGCCGAAGCTTCTATCTTCACAGGCGTAGCAGCGCTGATGTAACTTCCAATCAGCTGGAGGCGTTGCCGCTTCCTTTCCTTCCAACATTCCTCAATCGAAAGATTACAAAGCTCATGCGAAAAACACGAAAACTCTGCATAATCTTAGGTTGCTTCCCCTCAGCCTGA